A window of Nicotiana tabacum cultivar K326 chromosome 24, ASM71507v2, whole genome shotgun sequence contains these coding sequences:
- the LOC142178151 gene encoding uncharacterized protein LOC142178151 has translation MAVDMNIKELLVIGDSDILIHQFQGEWSTKNVKILPYMHCVKELCKKFTNIELKHIPRIHNEFAHTLATLSSMIQHPDKNYIDPIEVEIRDQHAYYFHVGEEPDGKPWYHDIKRFLETREYQESATNSQKRALKRLANHFFLNGDVWMSSKQPYY, from the coding sequence atggcagtcgacatgaacatcaaAGAGCTTTTGGTCATAGGGGATTCTGATATATTGATACATCAATTCCAAGGGGAGTGGTCCACCAAGAACGTCAAGATTCTTCCATACATGCACTGTGTAAAAGAGTTATGCAAGAAATTCACGAATATCGAGTTAAAGCACATTCCCAGGATCCATAACGAGTTTGCTCACACTCTTGcaaccctatcatccatgattcagcatccagataagaactacatCGACCCTATCGAGGTGGAAATCAGAGATCAACATGCGTACTATTTTCATGTAGGCGAAGAGCCAGATGGTAAACCATGGTACCACGACATCAAAAGGTTCCTCGAAACAAGAGAGTACCAAGAGAGTGCTACTAACAGTCAGAAGCGAGCACTCAAGAGGTTGGCAAATCATTTTTTCCTTAACGGGGATGTGTGGATGTCGTCGAAGCAACCATACTATTAG
- the LOC142178152 gene encoding uncharacterized protein LOC142178152 — translation MRTSIGATPYMLVYDTKVVIPVEVEIPSLRVIQDAKLDDAEWTRVRQEQLMLIDEKRMDVVCHGQLYQNKMASAFNIRVKPCQFTSGQLVLKKIFPHQEEAKGKFVPNSQGSYVVHRMLSGGALILAEMD, via the coding sequence ATGAGGACATCCATTGGGGCAACTccatacatgttggtatatgacactaaagTTGTGATACCCGTAGAGGTTGAGATACCATCCTTAAGAGTCATCCAAGATGCCAAGTTAGACGATGCAGAGTGGACACGGGTCAGGCAGGAGCAACTCATGCTCATTGATGAGAAGAGAATGGATGtagtatgccatggtcaactgTATCAAAATAAGATGGCCAGTGCATTTAACATAAGGGTGAAGCCTTGCCAGTTTACATCAGGGCAattggttttgaagaaaatattcccccATCAggaagaagccaaaggaaagttcgtACCGAATTCGCAAGGTTCTTATGTGGTCCACCGAATGTTGTCGGGTGGAGCTCTAATCTTGGCAGAAATGGACTGA